The following coding sequences are from one Rhodohalobacter barkolensis window:
- the lysA gene encoding diaminopimelate decarboxylase, which produces MFDAQTIKSFKSQKTPFYYYDLGLLRRTLDEIKNHGLSKGYHVHFAIKANFNLPILEEVRKAGLGIDCVSGNEIKRAVEAGFTGDQLAFAGVGKTDEEIQVGLDHDIFSFNCESLQELEILNGLAQKSGKTANVSIRLNPNVEAKTHRYITTGLNENKFGITADRLPKLFDMLPGLKNISLTGIHFHIGSQITDLQPFTDLCNRVNEMQDLFEENGVRLDHINVGGGYGIDYEKVDENPIPDFKSFFEVFDRNLELREGQQVHFELGRSIVGQCGSLISKVLYIKEGATTNFAVVDAGMTELIRPALYQANHRVDVLTSDKPHKTYDVVGPICETSDTFQKGIQLPEIERGDLVAIRSAGAYGEVMSSAYNLRDRVKAVYSK; this is translated from the coding sequence ATGTTCGACGCTCAAACCATAAAATCATTCAAATCGCAAAAAACTCCATTCTACTACTACGACCTGGGACTGCTTCGCCGCACCCTGGATGAGATCAAGAACCACGGTCTATCGAAAGGGTATCACGTGCATTTTGCGATCAAGGCCAACTTCAACCTGCCGATTCTTGAGGAGGTTCGAAAAGCGGGACTGGGTATCGATTGTGTGAGTGGAAATGAGATCAAGCGAGCCGTTGAAGCCGGATTTACCGGAGATCAGCTTGCTTTTGCGGGTGTGGGAAAAACAGACGAAGAGATTCAGGTTGGCCTCGATCACGACATCTTCTCCTTTAACTGCGAGTCACTTCAGGAACTGGAAATTTTGAACGGTCTGGCCCAAAAGAGCGGAAAAACGGCAAATGTATCGATTCGGCTAAACCCCAACGTGGAGGCTAAAACCCACAGGTATATCACCACCGGGCTGAACGAAAACAAGTTTGGGATTACCGCCGATAGACTACCGAAACTGTTTGATATGCTGCCCGGCCTGAAAAATATCAGCCTGACCGGGATCCACTTTCACATTGGGTCCCAGATCACCGACCTTCAGCCGTTCACAGATCTGTGCAACCGGGTAAATGAGATGCAGGATCTGTTTGAAGAGAACGGGGTCCGGCTCGACCATATTAACGTGGGCGGCGGATATGGAATTGATTACGAGAAGGTTGATGAAAACCCCATCCCCGATTTTAAATCCTTTTTTGAGGTATTTGACCGAAATCTAGAACTGCGTGAAGGACAGCAGGTTCACTTTGAGCTGGGTCGAAGTATTGTGGGACAATGCGGGAGCCTGATCTCGAAAGTCCTCTACATTAAGGAGGGAGCTACCACTAATTTTGCAGTGGTTGATGCCGGCATGACCGAACTGATCCGTCCCGCCCTCTACCAGGCCAATCACCGGGTGGACGTACTCACCTCAGACAAACCGCATAAGACATACGATGTAGTCGGCCCCATCTGTGAAACATCCGACACTTTTCAAAAAGGTATTCAGCTGCCTGAAATTGAGCGGGGCGAC